The sequence CGGGACAGGTCGGTGCTCCCGGGGGCGATCTTCGTGGACGTGACCTTGGGGCCTTTGCGGCTGGTGGGTAGGTTGAAGCCGTGTTTCTCCCGGGGGGCCGGCCGCCAGACGGTGCCGTCCTTTTCGAGGAAGCCCCAGACACCTGACTTGTCAGTCTTGGAAACGTCGCTGGTCGAGCCGTCGGTGTGTAGGACCTTGACGGAACCGTCGGCGTTGAGCAAGTACATCGGGACTTCGTCATCATCGTCTTTGCATCTGTCGAAGTCCCGCTTGCGTTCTTCGTCGTGACCCTTGTGGTCGCCCTTGCTCTTGTCGATCTTGCCGCCGTGGTCCTCAAGCGTCTTGACCATCTCGTCGGCCTTCTTCTCGACCGCGTCTTCGGCTTTGTCCATGACGGTGGCGAGCTTGTGGAACCGGCTGTCTTTCCTGACGGACGTCTTTCGTGTGCCTCCTCCGCCTTTGAAGTCGCCTTTCTTCTTGTCGAAGTTGGTGGCGGTCTTCCGGTAGTCGCCGGCGGCACGGTCGAACTCGTCGAACTCGATGACCAGGTCCTGGGCCATGCCGGCGTCACCGGAAGCCATGACGTCGTAGGTGCTGCCGCCACCGAGCCGGTCGGAGAACAGCTTCTCGATCTCCGCGAGGACTTTTGCCTCGATCTTGTCGGTGACGATCGACGTGATCTGGCCGACTGCGTAGTCGATGGCTTCCTGGATGATGAACCGCGCGGCGGCGATTGCGGCGGCGGACAACAGGCCGCTGACCCCGGCGGTGAAGAACATGCCGACGACGCCCGCGGTGGCGGTGGCCGCGGTGGCCGACAGTTTGGCGATGATGGCGATCTTGCAGGTGAGGATGAGACCGGCGCACTCGTCCAGGGCGTCGGCCAGATCGTCGCATCCGTTGGCGAACGTTGCCAGGTCCCGCGTGGTGAGCTTGCCCCAGCGCCGGTCGATGGCCGTGACGGTCTCGCCCCGGCTCTTGCCGGCAACGATGTGCGAGCAGGCGTTGTTGCCTTCCTTGACCGCGTCCCGGATGCCCTCGGCCAGATGCCGGTAGTCCTTCGCGGAGCTCTCGACCTCGTCCTCGTCTATCTGCGGCCAGTCGATGCCGATGAGGTCCAGGACATCGACCAGATCGTCCGGAAGCTGCTTTCCCACCCGTCCCCCCGTCGCGTGATCATTGACACCACCCTCCGACGCACTCTGATTGGCCGTCAACTTCGTTCAGGTGAGGGCGCCGTGAATGAGTCAGATGAACATCTGCCCAGAGCCTTCACTGGCGGGGTGTGAGGGGGCGGGGGCCAGGCAGGTCAGTGCTTCGTCCATGCCGATCACGACCCGGCCGTCGGCACCGAGCGCAACAGCCCGGACGGGTGGTCCTGGCCGGAACGTTCGCTGCTCACCTGTGTCCCAGAGGATCCGGTCGACGGCACCATCGCCCCAGGCGACCGCAAGCGCAGGCCCCGCGGCCGTCATGGCGGCATCGAGGGCGGTCACACGGCAGGACCGTTCCAGAAGCGGAGCGCTCATAGGAGTGTGGCCCGGAGACCAGGCCCGAACCCTGCCGTCGGCCCCGCCGCTGTAGACGAAGGTCGCCCTTGATTCCCCGACCAGCGGCACGCTGAGCACGGAGAGGGCGCTCACGGGCCCGCTGTGCAGTTCCGCCGAGTCCGTCACGTCGCCGAAGGAGCGCACCGTTCCAGAGGCGTCTCCGAGCGCCACAACCCCGGTGACGCTGTCGTCCGTCGCCGAGGCGACGGCGGTACCAATGTGGCTCTGCAGCGCTGCCATCAGCAGTTCGAGCCGCGTGGGCTGATCGTTGAGCAGCCCCTCGATACCTGATCCCGCGGCCCGGGAGGCCCACGTGCTGTCTGCATGTACGTGGCCGCTGTCATCGAGCAGCAGCACGGTTCCGTCTCCCAGCACGGAAACCGACACCGGTTGAACACCGTGCACGGCCAAGCGTCCGCGTGATCGGGCGTCGTCCATGTCCACAGCCCGCACGGTGCCTTGGCCTGCGGTCACCAGCAGACGACCGCCAAGGGGGCCCTTTCCCACGGCCAGCGCGGACACGGGCCCCGGCCAGGGCGGGGCAAGATCACCGCGCACACGGCTCCACTCCATGGACCAGGACGCGTCCGAGGCCAGCTCGGACAGTACGGATATGACGTCGGGATCGGCACGGTCACCCAGAGCGGTCAGAAGGATCAGAGCCCGGGAAGCCGGCGCCTGCTCCTGACAGAGCGACTGCCCAGCTCTCAACCACGCCTGCCGAAGCCCCCCGTGAGACTGGCCATCCGCCGCTTCGTAGAGGGCGGTGACCTCCCAGGGATCAGCACAGCAGACTGCAGCCGGGTCGGAGAGATCCACGACCGCACAACTTCCGGCCACCCCGCCAGACCCCTGGTCCGCGGGCGGGAAAGCCCGCCCCTGCGCGAAGCGACCCCTGTCCCTCCACTGCTCCAGGTCCAAGTCCATTTCGGCGCACTCGACCTCGGCCAGAAGGCGATGGGCCGTACCCCCGGACCGGGATTCCACCACCAGACGAAGATGCGGCAGGCGCATCAGATCCAGGACAAGATCGACCAGCGTGCCGCCGTGCAGATCCGGCAGGACAATCACCGTGCGGCGCGGGTCATGGCCCAGTGCGTGCACCAGCTCGTCCGGAGACCGGGCTATGACACCGAGCTGGTCAGCCAGCGCCCACACGGTTCCCCGGACGCTCTGCCCGGCGTCAGGAACAACGGCGTGAACAGCGCGTTCTGCTGGGGTTCCGCTCCTGCTTCCGTGGCGGACGAGCCAGGCGAGCAATGCCGACTTCCCACACCCCTGCGATCCGGAAACCAGACACAGACCCGGAGCGTGCGGATCGGCGAGCCAGCCCAGCAGGGCCGCTGCCGCCGGCTCGCGCCCACCCAGCGGCCGCTCCCAGCGCATCAGCGACGCCTCGCCTGCTCGGCGGCATGCGTGATCAACTGCTTCATCCCCTCTTCGCGGGACTCGGCGTCCTGCCCGTAGTCGAAACTGTGGCTGAACTCGGCCTGCGTGAAGAGGTCTTGCATCCACACCGCACAGTAGTGGCCCGGCATCAGGCAGGGGGCAAGCTCGCAGTAGACGCGACGGACCTGGGACGCCTCCACTCCATCTCCGGACAAATGCCGCCAGATGATCTCCTCCGGGTGCGGCTGCCCAGGCCCCGTCGCTTCTGTAACAACCTGTTTGGCGCCGGCTGCATCGACGTACTCGATCGCGGCGGAGAAGGGAAAGTTCAGGGTGTGCCGGACGTCGTCGAGCACTCGCGGCCACCACGCCTCACGGGCCTCGAACGCGGCCGCATCGATCAGCCGAACCTCCGAACTCAGGTTACGGAAGACGCCTGCGGCTTCGGTCAGGCCCGAAGCCGCCGAGATCAGAGGCAGGGCACGGTCCAGCGCCAGAAGTGACGCGTTGAAGGTGGAGACATCCGTGTTGACGAACATGTCGTCTCCGACATCACCGAACAGAACTGCCTGGACGGCACCATCGGGACGCACACACAGCTGGGCGAGTCCGTCGGACCCTATCCGAGGCCACGCATCGAACGAAGAGTGCGGCCTCAGCCCACCCGAACGAGCGGCCACGACCCCGAGAGTGACCGGCTCGTCAGCCGCCGGCGCCTGGAAGTACGGCGAGACAGCCTTCGGCACCCCGGTCTCCTCCAGCAGTACCGATGCCGCAGCCGGTAGTTGAGCCCCCAGCAAGCTGCCGCGTCCGAACAGCCGCAGCCCCTCGACGCCAAAATGCTGTACCAACTCGGCACGGCTGTCCGGTACGGGGGAAGACATGAATACCTCACAGGCTGCGGCAACTGACCGGTCACTGCCGACCCTAACCGTCCAGTACCCGGGCCGCGGGACGGATTGAGGTGACTCCCGTGGTGTGGACACTCTGACAAAAATGGATCCTGTAGGTCCGAGCAAGGGCG is a genomic window of Streptomyces sp. NBC_01237 containing:
- a CDS encoding WXG100-like domain-containing protein, whose translation is MGKQLPDDLVDVLDLIGIDWPQIDEDEVESSAKDYRHLAEGIRDAVKEGNNACSHIVAGKSRGETVTAIDRRWGKLTTRDLATFANGCDDLADALDECAGLILTCKIAIIAKLSATAATATAGVVGMFFTAGVSGLLSAAAIAAARFIIQEAIDYAVGQITSIVTDKIEAKVLAEIEKLFSDRLGGGSTYDVMASGDAGMAQDLVIEFDEFDRAAGDYRKTATNFDKKKGDFKGGGGTRKTSVRKDSRFHKLATVMDKAEDAVEKKADEMVKTLEDHGGKIDKSKGDHKGHDEERKRDFDRCKDDDDEVPMYLLNADGSVKVLHTDGSTSDVSKTDKSGVWGFLEKDGTVWRPAPREKHGFNLPTSRKGPKVTSTKIAPGSTDLSRATEIARFAKQDYRGTNFAAGRYIDPDSNKEIILVGDSEGPHSERTLGYPLLRHNKEANLKEVYTEREPCQLSPKCDQWLDLHFKSKNPDLEVTHANSYDQTDKSSKRDNEHRLYVRELAKRHNAQGHP
- a CDS encoding nucleic acid/nucleotide deaminase domain-containing protein, with amino-acid sequence MSSPVPDSRAELVQHFGVEGLRLFGRGSLLGAQLPAAASVLLEETGVPKAVSPYFQAPAADEPVTLGVVAARSGGLRPHSSFDAWPRIGSDGLAQLCVRPDGAVQAVLFGDVGDDMFVNTDVSTFNASLLALDRALPLISAASGLTEAAGVFRNLSSEVRLIDAAAFEAREAWWPRVLDDVRHTLNFPFSAAIEYVDAAGAKQVVTEATGPGQPHPEEIIWRHLSGDGVEASQVRRVYCELAPCLMPGHYCAVWMQDLFTQAEFSHSFDYGQDAESREEGMKQLITHAAEQARRR